The DNA sequence TGAAGCCGGTTCCGCACTCCGACTACCTGAAAGGCGGCAGCCCGCCGATGTCCGTCCCTCCCGTCGATCCCGAGATCCACACGCTGCTCGACACCGCCGACACCGGGGTCTTCCCCGTACACGGCCTGGACACCGTCCTCGCCGACCCCGCGCGGTACGCGCTACTGCGGGACCTCCCCGACACCCCCGTTGACGAGCGGGTGAAGGTCCAGAACCTGTTCGTACCGGGTCCCGGAGGGCAGCTGCGGCTGCGCGTCTACCGGCCCGAAATCCACGAGGACCTGCCGATGATCCTCTACGTGCACGGCGGTGCCTTCACCTACGGTTCCCCCGAGGCCGAGGAGGAGCGCTCCCTGCGGTACGCCAGGGACGCGCGGGCCGTCGTCGTCTCCGTCGACTACCGCCTCGCGCCCGAGCATCCCTATCCGGCCGCGGCCGACGACGCCTACGCGGCCCTGACCTGGATCGCCGCCAACGCGGCGCAGATCGGCGGGGACCGGGAACGCATCGCCGTGGCGGGAGGAAGCGCCGGCGGGAACATCGCGGCCTCCACCGTGCTGCGCGCCCGCGACCTCGAAGGACCGCACGTGGTCTTCCAGTCGCTGACCTACCCGACCGTG is a window from the Streptomyces luomodiensis genome containing:
- a CDS encoding alpha/beta hydrolase, with amino-acid sequence MSVPPVDPEIHTLLDTADTGVFPVHGLDTVLADPARYALLRDLPDTPVDERVKVQNLFVPGPGGQLRLRVYRPEIHEDLPMILYVHGGAFTYGSPEAEEERSLRYARDARAVVVSVDYRLAPEHPYPAAADDAYAALTWIAANAAQIGGDRERIAVAGGSAGGNIAASTVLRARDLEGPHVVFQSLTYPTVDGSVTSASAREFTDTPVLNRAALELAWRYYAQESHPAPYASPLRAADLGGLPPTYIAVAEVDPLRDEGRDYADRLSAAGVTTELVQVPGAVHGYDLLFPNARISERSLADQVRALREALHP